From a single Eremothecium sinecaudum strain ATCC 58844 chromosome III, complete sequence genomic region:
- the NMT1 gene encoding glycylpeptide N-tetradecanoyltransferase NMT1 (Syntenic homolog of Ashbya gossypii AAR077C; Syntenic homolog of Saccharomyces cerevisiae YLR195C (NMT1)): MADSYNSKKLKELLELLSLNNGDTQKLTQQQRKDFEDYKFWKTQPVAKFDEKIDEEGPVHGSMKVEDVRAEPYPLLEEFEWSTLDITDSKDLEDVFVLLNENYIEDKDSTFRFNYTREFFNWALKPPGWRKDWHVGVRVRSSGRLVAFISAIPTILEVRGKPLKSVEINFLCVHKKLRAKRLTPILIKEITRRVNLQDIWHALYSAGVILPSPVSTCRYTHRPLNWSKLYDVGFTALPANATKSEMVAKYTLPKNTLVKGLRPMVEDDIDAAHALFNKYQARFDLVQSFDKEEFKHWFLGNADTPNVIYSYVVEKEDGSISDFMSFYSLPFTILNSKLHKELGIGYLFYYASDADFAYDDRFDPAGTELLRNRLKQLVNDICIIARDQKMDVLNALSSQDNNLFLQDLKFGLGDGFLNFYLFNYKAKPISGGITEQKKLDNIMRSNNGIVML, translated from the coding sequence ATGGCAGACTCATATAACTCGAAGAAACTAAAAGAATTGTTAGAACTATTATCTTTGAACAATGGCGATACTCAAAAGTTAACTCAGCAACAGCGCAAGGACTTTGAAGACTATAAGTTCTGGAAAACGCAACCTGTCGCTaaatttgatgaaaaaattgatgaagaaggtcCTGTTCATGGTAGTATGAAAGTTGAAGATGTGAGGGCAGAGCCATACCCTTTATTGGAGGAGTTTGAGTGGAGTACTCTAGATATAACCGATTCTAAGGATTTGGAGGATGTCTTCGTTCTTTTAAACGAAAACTACATTGAAGACAAAGATTCAACTTTTAGATTTAACTATACAAGAGAATTTTTCAATTGGGCATTAAAGCCGCCTGGGTGGCGCAAGGACTGGCACGTTGGTGTCCGTGTGCGTTCTTCAGGCAGGTTGGTTGCATTTATTAGCGCTATTCCAACTATTTTGGAGGTTAGAGGGAAGCCTTTGAAAAGTGTGGAAATCAATTTCTTATGTGTGCACAAGAAGTTAAGAGCCAAGAGGTTGACGCCAATTTTGATCAAGGAAATTACAAGACGTGTAAACTTGCAAGATATATGGCATGCGCTCTATTCCGCTGGAGTTATTCTACCATCTCCAGTTTCAACATGTCGTTACACCCATAGACCGCTCAACTGGTCAAAGTTATACGACGTCGGCTTTACAGCATTGCCCGCTAATGCTACCAAATCGGAAATGGTCGCCAAATACACATTGCCCAAGAACACACTAGTAAAGGGTTTAAGACCAATGGTGGAAGATGATATTGACGCCGCCCATGCGCTTTTTAATAAATACCAGGCAAGATTCGATCTTGTGCAGTCATTTGACAAAGAGGAATTCAAACATTGGTTCTTGGGCAACGCTGATACTCCAAACGTGATTTATTCATACGTCGTTGAAAAAGAAGACGGTTCAATCTCCGACTTTATGTCCTTCTATTCGTTGCCATTTACCATTTTAAATAGCAAACTGCACAAAGAATTAGGTATTGGGTACCTATTCTACTATGCTTCCGATGCAGACTTCGCCTACGATGACAGATTTGATCCTGCGGGCACCGAGCTCTTGCGTAATAGACTCAAGCAGCTCGTAAATGACATCTGCATCATTGCTCGTGATCAAAAAATGGATGTTTTGAACGCATTGTCCTCCCAAGATAATAACTTATTTTTGCAAGACCTAAAATTTGGCCTTGGAGACGGCTTTTTGAACTTCTACTTATTCAACTATAAAGCTAAACCTATTAGCGGCGGGATCACAGAGCAAAAGAAGTTGGATAATATTATGCGTAGCAATAACGGTATTGTGATGTTATGA
- the UPS1 gene encoding Ups1p (Syntenic homolog of Ashbya gossypii AAR075C; Syntenic homolog of Saccharomyces cerevisiae YLR193C (UPS1)): MVLWHKNTHVFERDFRTVSLAFFNRYPNPYASHVLSIDTISRTVDDLGRLHSIRLIKKSGKLPSWVKPFLGRISDSWIIEQSLVDPAKSLLRTYTKNLDHTRIIQVEEHTQYRYDDSTGTTQVDSKVKFCSAFGMGIKNRIEEWSHRRFDENIKRSRLGMSFVMDKLDHRAQLLWST, from the coding sequence ATGGTCCTTTGGCATAAGAATACACATGTATTTGAAAGAGATTTCCGTACTGTTTCCCTCGCATTCTTCAATAGATATCCAAATCCATATGCATCACACGTCCTATCAATAGACACCATCTCCAGAACGGTGGACGACCTTGGAAGGCTCCATTCTATTCGTCTCATCAAAAAAAGCGGTAAACTCCCGTCCTGGGTTAAGCCCTTCCTAGGTCGTATATCAGACTCCTGGATAATAGAACAGAGCCTTGTCGATCCAGCCAAGTCGCTCCTTCGCACCTACACAAAAAACCTGGACCACACGCGAATTATACAAGTCGAAGAGCACACCCAGTACCGCTACGATGATTCTACAGGCACTACGCAAGTCGACAGTAAGGTGAAATTTTGCAGTGCGTTCGGTATGGGCATTAAGAACCGCATAGAGGAGTGGTCCCACCGTCGTTTCGATGAAAACATAAAAAGGAGCCGCCTTGGGATGTCATTTGTCATGGACAAGCTCGACCACCGCGCTCAGCTCCTTTGGAGCACGTGA
- the NCW2 gene encoding Ncw2p (Syntenic homolog of Ashbya gossypii AAR076C; Syntenic homolog of Saccharomyces cerevisiae YLR194C) has product MRILNVALSLAAVAAVHANENQALEGENADTVIYDTIVTQTVIQEAPVVENHAQLNLVATKFVTVTVPAVAPAPAPVETNAVETNVIENSQVQDNQRKESHATGVKNDGYWAVPPSLTLVQTNEAGQPYTEFFWWIPPHLQTHLATPQPSPTNQHSQLSKTPESTMSHESDRQKVTHSAETTRSTDDRDKSNSARKTSSITTSSDESVSRSRHAKTITRESTTETISDDDLKSFVTSSSRLLTFAANIASEAINNANNNHPGVMLSPIAGLVAAVLLAL; this is encoded by the coding sequence ATGAGAATTTTGAACGTTGCATTGAGCCTTGCTGCAGTTGCCGCCGTACACGCCAATGAAAACCAGGCTTTGGAGGGAGAAAATGCGGACACAGTTATTTATGATACAATTGTTACCCAAACTGTCATTCAAGAGGCACCAGTGGTCGAAAATCATGCACAGTTAAACTTAGTTGCCACTAAATTTGTCACAGTGACAGTGCCCGCAGTTGCGCCAGCGCCAGCTCCTGTGGAAACTAACGCAGTAGAAACTAACGTAATCGAAAACAGTCAAGTACAAGACAATCAAAGAAAGGAAAGCCATGCTACAGGTGTTAAAAATGACGGATATTGGGCTGTTCCTCCTAGTTTAACTCTTGTGCAAACCAATGAAGCTGGTCAACCCTACACTGAGTTCTTCTGGTGGATTCCTCCTCACTTACAAACTCATTTGGCTACGCCACAGCCTTCGCCTACCAACCAGCATTCACAATTATCAAAGACTCCAGAGTCAACCATGTCACACGAGTCTGACAGACAAAAAGTTACACATTCTGCAGAAACCACGCGTTCCACCGATGACCGTGACAAGAGTAACTCTGCAAGAAAAACCAGCTCCATTACGACTTCTTCAGATGAAAGCGTCTCCAGAAGCAGACACGCAAAGACTATAACAAGAGAGAGCACTACAGAGACGATTTCAGACGATGACCTAAAATCTTTTGTTACTTCTTCCAGCAGACTTTTGACATTTGCCGCTAACATCGCCTCAGAGGCTATTAACAACGCTAACAACAACCATCCAGGCGTTATGTTGTCGCCTATTGCAGGATTAGTGGCTGCAGTCCTACTGGCGCTTTAA
- the GLT1 gene encoding glutamate synthase (NADH) (Syntenic homolog of Ashbya gossypii ADR290W; Syntenic homolog of Saccharomyces cerevisiae YDL171C (GLT1)) — MLKSEARNDLEDAYEGGTPFLVEDHKTDPTHVSWANAMPGKQGLYDPEYEKDACGVGFVANINGSASHKIVSDAKYLLCNMTHRGAVSTDGNGDGAGILVGIPHEFMQREFKMDLGVEVPPKHQYAVGNVFFKKGEDEISLRESKGTFENIAESLGLKVLGWRGVPHDSSILGSVALSREPIVLQPLVVFRELYEAAPVSDEEFTEKYEVKFRTQLYILRKQTSAAIGLQNGFYVCSLNNRTIVYKGQLTPAQVYNYYHDLTNAHFKSHLALVHSRFSTNTFPSWDRAQPLRWIAHNGEINTLRGNKNWMRAKEGVMASEVFQDQLEKLYPIIEEGGSDSAAMDNVLELLVINGILSLPEAMCLMVPEAYHKDMDSHLKAWFDWAACLMEPWDGPALLTFTDGRYTGATLDRNGLRPCRYYITADGRVICGSEVGVIPVDNKLIVSKGKLKPGDMLLVDTMLGEMIDTKVLKNNFSKRKDFKSWLSKVIKLDDLLNKTKNIIPKDFISNSSSFKVQQDPRLLALGYTYEQVSLLLVPMALTGKEALGSMGNDAPLACLNEDPVLVYEYFRQLFAQVTNPPIDPIREANVMSLECFVGPQGNLLEMHPSQCDRLLLKSPILKWNEFEALKNIEKVHPTWSCANIDITFPRSAGLLGYTDTIERITKEASEAIDQGKNILILSDRKLDAKNVTISSLIAVGAIHHHLIRNKQRSHVAIILETGEAREVHQFCVLLGYGCDGIFPYLAMETLVRMNREGLVRNANDDNAPIDDDTLIENYKHALDGGILKVMSKMGISTLASYKGAQIFEALGVDNSVIDMCFAGTASRIKGVTFEYLAQDAFSLHERGFPSREIVQKSANLPEAGEYHWRDGGYKHVNDPSAIASLQDSVRNKNEDAWELYVKKEMEAIRDCTLRGLLELDYESSTAIPLEQVEPWTEIARRFATGAMSYGSISMEAHSTLAIAMNRLGAKSNCGEGGEDAQRSIVHANGDTMRSAIKQVASARFGVTSHYLSDADEIQIKVAQGAKPGEGGELPAHKVSVDIAKTRHSTPYVGLISPPPHHDIYSIEDLKQLIYDLKCANPRAGISVKLVSEVGVGIVASGVAKAKADHILVSGHDGGTGAARWTSVKYAGLPWELGLAETHQTLVLNDLRRNVVVQTDGQLRTGFDIAVAILLGAESFTLATIPLIAMGCVMLRKCHLNACAVGIATQDPYLRSKFKGQPEHVINFFYYLIQDLRKIMAKLGYRTVDEMVGHSEKLRKRDDVTTKALNIDLSPILTPAHLIRPGVPTSFCRKQDLRLHTRLDNKLIDEAEITLDKGLPVTIDAAIINTDRALGSTLSYRVSKRFGENGLPQDTIVVNIEGSAGQSFGAFLASGITFILDGDANDYVGKGLSGGKIVIRPPEDSKFKSDENVIIGNTCFYGATSGRAFIAGSVGERFAVRNSGATLVVERIKGNNAFEYMTGGRAVVLSQMESLNAFSGATGGIAYCLTSDYDDFIGKINLETIELQSLSDPVEVAFVKNLIQDHYNYTKSELASRILRHFNHYLKYFVKVIPTDYKKVLDKEAAESSKAKERSTAEFLKKFNGIKDTSADATNGELQELATAKKQKINSKTISINSIIKEPKVIDLEDSVQSKEQIESQAEKLDRVKGFMKYKLSHDEYRKVSTRVRDWKELSGPISKKTAKVQTARCMDCGVPFCTSDTGCPISNVIPKFNELVFKNQWKLALDKLLETNNFPEFTGRVCPAPCQGACTLGIIDDAVGIKSVERIIIDNAFKEGWITPCPPEVRTQRTVAIIGSGPAGLACADQLNRSGHSVTVYERADRFGGLLMYGIPNMKLDKSIVQRRIDLLEAEGIEFVPNTEIGKDITVEELKKNFDAVVFAIGSTVPRDLRIPGRELKNIDFAMTLLSKNTKALLEKDLETVRKEIEGKKVIVIGGGDTGNDCLGTSVRHGAASVLNFELLPQPPNERAKDNPWPQWPRIMRVDYGHAEVKERYGRDPREFCILSKEFIGNENGEVTAIKTVRVEWKKSQSGVWQMVEIPGSEKTFEADIVLLSMGFVGPELMCDPSLKKTKRGNIATISESSYCVDGGKVFAAGDCRRGQSLIVWAIQEGRKCATAVDVFLIGSSNLPGNGGIVKRDYRLLEELASAF; from the coding sequence ATGCTAAAATCGGAGGCACGTAACGATTTAGAGGATGCTTACGAAGGCGGAACTCCTTTTTTAGTGGAAGATCACAAAACAGACCCTACTCATGTCTCTTGGGCAAATGCGATGCCTGGGAAGCAGGGTTTATACGACCCTGAGTACGAAAAAGATGCATGTGGTGTTGGGTTTGTCGCCAATATTAATGGGTCTGCATCTCATAAAATCGTATCAGATGCCAAGTATTTGCTATGCAACATGACGCACCGTGGTGCCGTTTCTACAGACGGTAACGGTGACGGTGCTGGTATTCTTGTAGGCATACCCCATGAGTTCATGCAGAGAGAATTCAAGATGGATCTTGGGGTGGAAGTCCCTCCCAAACACCAGTACGCTGTTGGTAATGTGTTTTTCAAGAAGGGAGAAGATGAAATCAGTTTGCGTGAGTCTAAAGGaacttttgaaaatattgCGGAATCTTTAGGACTAAAGGTGCTAGGATGGAGAGGGGTACCTCATGATTCATCTATTCTAGGATCTGTTGCTCTCTCGCGTGAGCCGATCGTTCTACAGCCATTAGTTGTGTTCCGTGAGCTCTATGAAGCGGCTCCGGTATCTGATGAGGAGTTTACAGAAAAATACGAGGTTAAATTCCGCACGCAACTTTACATTTTGAGAAAGCAGACTTCCGCTGCCATTGGTCTACAGAACGGTTTTTATGTCTGTTCGTTGAACAATAGAACCATTGTTTACAAGGGCCAGTTGACTCCAGCTCAAGTGTACAATTACTATCATGACTTAACGAATGCCCATTTCAAATCGCACTTAGCATTGGTACACTCACGTTTCTCCACTAACACTTTCCCATCTTGGGATCGTGCACAGCCATTGCGTTGGATTGCCCACAATGGTGAGATCAACACATTGCGTGGTAATAAGAACTGGATGCGTGCGAAGGAAGGTGTGATGGCCTCAGAAGTTTTCCAAGATCAACTAGAGAAGTTATACCCAATTATTGAGGAGGGTGGCTCCGACTCTGCTGCGATGGACAACGTCTTGGAGTTGTTGGTTATTAACGGAATTCTTTCTTTGCCGGAAGCTATGTGTTTAATGGTTCCTGAGGCATACCACAAGGATATGGACTCTCATTTAAAAGCCTGGTTTGATTGGGCTGCGTGCTTAATGGAACCATGGGATGGTCCTGCTCTTTTAACCTTCACTGATGGTCGTTATACCGGTGCAACTTTGGATCGTAATGGTTTGAGACCTTGCAGATATTACATCACTGCGGATGGCCGTGTGATTTGTGGATCTGAGGTTGGTGTTATCCCAGTCGACAACAAGTTGATTGTCTCTAAGGGTAAGCTAAAACCAGGTGACATGTTATTGGTCGACACCATGCTAGGTGAGATGATTGACACTAAGGTCTTGAAGAACAACTTCTCAAAGAGAAAGGATTTTAAATCTTGGTTGTCTAAAGTTATTAAACTAGACGATTTGTTGAATAAGACCAAAAATATTATCCCTAAGGACTTTATCTCCAACTCTTCATCTTTTAAGGTTCAGCAAGATCCTAGACTTTTGGCATTAGGCTACACTTATGAACAGGTTTCACTATTGCTTGTTCCAATGGCTTTGACAGGTAAGGAAGCTTTAGGCTCTATGGGTAACGATGCCCCATTGGCATGTTTGAATGAAGACCCTGTACTAGTGTATGAATACTTTAGGCAATTGTTCGCTCAAGTTACTAATCCACCAATTGACCCAATCCGTGAAGCTAACGTCATGTCTTTGGAATGTTTCGTCGGTCCTCAAGGTAATCTTTTGGAAATGCATCCTTCACAATGTGATAGGTTACTACTAAAGTCTCCAATTCTAAAGTGGAACGAGTTCGAAGCATTGAAGAACATCGAGAAGGTCCACCCTACCTGGTCTTGTGCCAACATTGACATTACTTTTCCAAGATCTGCAGGTTTACTTGGCTACACTGATACGATAGAGCGCATTACCAAAGAAGCCTCAGAAGCGATCGATCAGGGTAAAAACATATTGATACTTTCCGATAGGAAGTTGGATGCAAAGAATGTTACAATTTCATCTTTGATCGCTGTTGGTGCTATCCACCATCATTTGATTAGAAATAAACAGCGTTCTCACGTTGCTATCATTCTAGAGACCGGTGAAGCCCGTGAGGTTCATCAATTCTGTGTTCTATTAGGATATGGTTGCGATGGTATCTTCCCATATTTGGCTATGGAAACGTTGGTTAGAATGAACAGAGAAGGTTTAGTGCGCAATGCAAATGATGATAATGCCCCAATAGATGATGATACTTTGATCGAGAATTATAAGCATGCATTGGATGGTGGTATTCTAAAGGTTATGTCTAAAATGGGTATTTCCACTTTAGCATCATACAAAGGTGCTCAAATTTTTGAAGCTCTAGGTGTCGATAACTCTGTTATTGATATGTGTTTTGCAGGTACCGCATCGAGAATTAAAGGTGTTACATTTGAGTATTTGGCACAAGATGCGTTTTCTTTACACGAACGTGGTTTCCCATCCAGAGAAATTGTTCAAAAATCTGCCAACTTACCAGAAGCTGGTGAGTATCACTGGAGAGATGGTGGATACAAGCATGTGAATGACCCCAGTGCGATTGCTTCTCTACAGGACTCAGTTAGAAACAAGAATGAGGACGCTTGGGAACTTTACGTCAAGAAGGAAATGGAGGCTATCAGAGACTGTACTTTAAGAGGATTGTTAGAATTGGACTACGAATCTTCCACGGCTATTCCTCTTGAGCAAGTTGAACCTTGGACCGAAATAGCCAGAAGGTTTGCTACTGGTGCGATGTCATATGGTTCCATTTCGATGGAAGCACATTCAACATTGGCAATTGCAATGAACAGATTGGGAGCAAAATCTAACTGTGGTGAAGGTGGTGAAGATGCTCAACGTTCAATTGTACATGCAAATGGTGATACTATGAGATCTGCTATTAAGCAAGTTGCATCCGCCAGATTTGGTGTTACCTCACACTATTTATCTGATGCTGACGAAATCCAAATTAAAGTTGCTCAAGGAGCTAAACCTGGTGAAGGTGGTGAATTACCTGCCCACAAGGTCTCAGTTGATATTGCAAAAACCAGACATTCAACACCATATGTTGGTTTAATTTCTCCCCCTCCTCACCACGATATTTATTCTATAGAAGATTTGAAGCAATTAATTTACGACTTGAAGTGTGCTAATCCACGTGCCGGTATCTCTGTGAAATTAGTTTCTGAAGTCGGGGTGGGTATTGTGGCTTCTGGTGTCGCAAAAGCTAAGGCTGACCATATTTTAGTGTCTGGTCATGATGGTGGTACAGGTGCTGCTAGATGGACGTCTGTTAAATATGCGGGTTTGCCATGGGAGTTAGGTTTGGCTGAAACCCATCAAACTCTAGTTTTAAACGACTTAAGAAGAAATGTGGTTGTTCAAACTGATGGTCAATTAAGAACAGGTTTTGATATTGCCGTGGCTATTTTATTAGGTGCTGAGTCGTTCACTTTAGCTACCATTCCGTTGATTGCAATGGGATGTGTGATGTTGAGAAAGTGTCATTTGAACGCTTGTGCTGTCGGTATTGCCACTCAAGATCCATACTTAAGATCTAAATTCAAGGGACAGCCTGAACATGTGATTAACTTCTTTTACTACTTGATTCAGGACTTGAGGAAGATTATGGCGAAACTAGGTTACCGTACCGTTGATGAAATGGTTGGCCACTCGGAAAAGTTGAGAAAAAGAGACGATGTAACAACTAAGGCGTTGAATATCGATCTATCTCCTATTTTGACTCCTGCCCACCTCATTCGTCCAGGTGTACCAACAAGTTTCTGTAGAAAGCAGGACCTCAGATTGCACACTCGTTTGGATAACAAGTTGATCGATGAAGCAGAAATTACCTTAGATAAAGGTCTGCCAGTTACCATTGACGCAGCTATCATTAATACCGATCGTGCGCTAGGATCTACCTTGTCATACAGAGTTTCAAAGAGATTTGGTGAAAATGGTTTACCACAAGACACTATAGTTGTTAACATTGAGGGTTCTGCTGGGCAATCATTTGGGGCCTTTTTAGCATCCGGAATCACCTTTATTTTGGATGGTGACGCTAATGACTACGTTGGAAAAGGTTTATCAGGTGGTAAGATTGTCATCAGACCTCCTGAAGATTCCAAATTTAAGTCAGACGAGAACGTTATCATTGGTAATACATGTTTCTATGGTGCTACATCTGGTCGTGCGTTTATTGCTGGTAGTGTTGGTGAACGTTTTGCTGTGCGTAACTCTGGTGCTACCCTTGTCGTAGAAAGAATAAAAGGTAACAATGCATTTGAATATATGACTGGTGGTAGAGCAGTTGTTTTATCCCAAATGGAGTCCTTAAACGCGTTTTCAGGTGCTACAGGTGGTATCGCTTACTGTTTAACTTCAGACTATGATGACTTTATTGGTAAGATCAACTTAGAAACTATTGAGTTGCAAAGCTTGAGCGATCCTGTAGAAGTTGCTTTTGTGAAGAATTTGATCCAAGATCATTATAACTACACAAAATCCGAACTAGCTTCCAGAATACTACGGCACTTCAACCACTATCTGAAATATTTTGTTAAGGTCATCCCAACTGACTACAAGAAGGTTTTGGATAAGGAGGCAGCCGAAAGTTCTAAGGCCAAAGAACGCTCTACTGCCGAGTTCCTGAAAAAATTCAATGGCATCAAAGATACATCTGCGGATGCAACCAATGGAGAACTTCAAGAACTTGCAACTGCCAAGAAGCAAAAGATTAACTCCAAAACAATTTCAATTAACAGTATTATTAAGGAGCCAAAGGTCATCGATTTGGAGGATTCTGTTCAAAGTAAGGAACAGATCGAAAGCCAAGCTGAAAAGTTGGATAGAGTTAAGGGCTTTATGAAGTACAAGCTAAGTCATGACGAATACAGAAAGGTTTCGACCAGAGTGCGTGATTGGAAGGAACTTTCGGGGCCTATAAGCAAGAAAACTGCAAAGGTCCAAACTGCAAGATGCATGGACTGTGGTGTTCCATTCTGTACTTCCGATACAGGATGTCCGATTTCTAACGTCATTCCAAAGTTTAACGAATTAGTTTTCAAGAACCAATGGAAGTTGGCATTAGATAAGTTATTGGAAACTAATAATTTCCCTGAGTTTACCGGTAGAGTATGTCCCGCTCCATGCCAAGGTGCTTGTACTCTAGGAATCATTGATGATGCTGTTGGTATTAAATCAGTGGAAAGAATTATTATTGACAATGCTTTTAAGGAAGGATGGATTACTCCATGTCCACCAGAAGTCAGAACTCAACGTACAGTTGCCATCATTGGTTCTGGTCCAGCTGGTTTAGCATGTGCTGACCAATTAAATCGCTCAGGTCACTCAGTAACTGTCTATGAAAGGGCTGATCGTTTTGGTGGTTTGTTAATGTACGGTATTCCAAACATGAAGCTAGATAAGTCCATCGTCCAAAGACGTATAGATTTATTGGAAGCTGAAGGTATTGAATTCGTTCCTAACACGGAGATCGGAAAAGACATTACCGTCGAAGAGTTAAAGAAAAACTTTGATGCGGTTGTGTTTGCAATTGGTTCCACGGTACCAAGGGACTTGAGAATTCCAGGTAGAGAATTGAAGAACATTGATTTTGCGATGACTTTATTGAGCAAAAATACCAAGGCCTTATTGGAAAAGGATCTTGAAACCGTCAGGAAGGAAATCGAAGGTAAGAAGGTTATTGTCATTGGTGGTGGTGACACTGGTAATGACTGTTTGGGTACCTCAGTTAGACATGGTGCCGCTAGTGTTTTGAACTTTGAATTGCTTCCTCAACCTCCTAACGAGCGTGCCAAGGACAACCCATGGCCGCAATGGCCTCGTATAATGAGAGTTGACTATGGTCATGCTGAAGTAAAAGAACGTTATGGAAGAGACCCTAGAGAATTCTGCATCCTTTCCAAGGAGTTTATAGGTAACGAAAACGGTGAAGTCACTGCAATTAAAACTGTTAGGGTCGAATGGAAAAAATCTCAATCCGGTGTATGGCAGATGGTTGAAATACCGGGCTCGGAGAAAACCTTCGAGGCAGACATTGTATTGTTATCGATGGGTTTCGTTGGTCCAGAATTGATGTGCGATCCTTCTCTAAAGAAAACAAAAAGAGGAAATATTGCTACTATTTCTGAATCCTCTTACTGTGTTGATGGTGGTAAGGTCTTTGCTGCCGGTGACTGTAGAAGAGGTCAATCTTTGATTGTCTGGGCCATCCAAGAGGGAAGAAAGTGTGCAACCGCTGTCGACGTGTTTTTAATTGGTTCTAGTAACCTACCTGGCAATGGTGGTATTGTCAAACGTGATTACAGGTTATTAGAAGAGTTAGCGTCCGCTTTTTAA